A region from the Chloroflexota bacterium genome encodes:
- a CDS encoding MerR family transcriptional regulator, translating to MNADDSHYCRACGTRLAAQTFSPCRHCGATNPSESLYCSHCGGTLLSPSPLIARPKFTFPQPDSDPPTAAPSAPEALPARDTKPIREPAAPSQGLIPTHELLRMANAIGIDIDYSTLRFWQKRGLVSRPLRGPVESGRGTRGYYDASLIERLGFIREIQKTYSLGLDAIRDELQKIDQDIAIAGDASRVYRERLTVLQSHRETESKRTLLGVLARVLNIPADEIAIVSVRKKDGQSVRVFTDRSLREPGPEMTHADLARLLDEEKEKTVKKTN from the coding sequence TTGAATGCTGATGACAGTCATTACTGTCGCGCGTGCGGCACGCGTCTCGCCGCACAGACCTTCTCGCCTTGTCGGCATTGCGGCGCAACCAATCCCTCCGAAAGTCTGTACTGCAGTCACTGCGGCGGAACGCTTCTCTCACCCAGTCCGCTGATCGCGCGCCCCAAATTTACGTTCCCGCAACCCGATTCCGACCCGCCCACTGCCGCGCCCTCCGCGCCCGAAGCGCTCCCGGCGCGCGACACCAAGCCGATCCGCGAACCAGCCGCGCCCAGCCAGGGCTTGATTCCAACGCACGAATTACTGCGCATGGCAAACGCGATCGGGATTGACATTGACTATAGCACTCTGCGCTTTTGGCAAAAACGCGGCTTGGTCTCGCGACCATTGCGCGGTCCGGTCGAGAGCGGTCGCGGCACACGCGGCTATTACGATGCGAGTCTGATCGAACGCTTGGGTTTCATTCGCGAGATTCAAAAAACCTACTCGTTAGGTCTGGATGCGATTCGCGATGAATTGCAAAAGATAGATCAAGATATCGCCATCGCCGGCGACGCCTCGCGCGTCTATCGCGAACGGCTCACCGTTCTGCAATCGCACCGCGAGACTGAATCGAAACGCACACTGCTCGGCGTACTCGCGCGCGTGCTGAACATTCCCGCCGATGAAATCGCCATCGTCAGCGTACGAAAAAAAGACGGACAAAGCGTTCGCGTGTTCACGGATCGTTCACTGCGCGAACCCGGTCCGGAGATGACGCACGCAGACTTGGCGCGTTTGCTCGACGAAGAAAAAGAAAAGACGGTCAAGAAAACGAATTGA
- a CDS encoding DinB family protein → MKPILSALAEHCANANLELLNTASQLSESDLRAATSPSRDSVFRLIQHLVAGEAYFLARCQGKHIKIDQQAIATMESLKTFANAVSAEMRAFIANLDDAQAQRVMDTQIMDRSFRFPIWQMLVQAFMHSAQHRGELSILLSSLGHPLPTSDIIVQFIQQSGQEWFPRK, encoded by the coding sequence GTGAAACCAATCTTGAGCGCGCTGGCGGAGCACTGTGCAAATGCCAATTTGGAATTGCTCAACACTGCTTCCCAGTTGAGTGAATCTGATTTGCGCGCGGCGACAAGCCCGAGCCGCGATTCTGTGTTTCGCTTGATCCAGCACCTCGTTGCAGGCGAAGCGTATTTTCTCGCGCGCTGCCAGGGCAAACATATCAAAATTGATCAGCAAGCCATCGCGACCATGGAATCACTCAAGACATTCGCCAACGCGGTAAGCGCAGAGATGCGAGCATTTATCGCAAACCTGGACGATGCACAGGCGCAACGCGTGATGGACACGCAAATCATGGATCGTTCGTTCCGATTTCCGATTTGGCAAATGCTCGTGCAAGCGTTCATGCACTCGGCGCAACATCGCGGCGAGCTTTCGATCCTGCTCAGTTCCCTGGGTCATCCCTTGCCAACCTCGGACATTATCGTCCAATTTATTCAGCAAAGTGGACAGGAATGGTTTCCGAGAAAGTAA